GTTACTTCAAAAACACTAGACGGGAAATGGGTCAAAACCACCAAACTGCCTGCTGGTTTGAGCAATCTTCCATCAGGTCAAAATTTTGATGATGTAAAAAAAGTGATTCCGCCGCCGTCAGGAGGTACCGCTCCACAAGTTTTCTATAGTAACAAACCTGCTGAATTAATTGCGATCAATGGAACCCCGAAATTTATTAAAATAGAAGGAACGAAACTCTTATACATCGACAATACCGAAAATGATATTTTTGCCAGTGAAGGCGATGGTCAATATTATGTATTGTTATCCGGAAGATGGTTTAAATCTGCAGCATTAACAGGACCGTGGACATACGCCGGAAACAATCTGCCGGCTGATTTTGCCAAAATCCCCAAAGATTCCCCAAGAGCCAATGTATTAGCCTCCGTACCGGGAACTCAGGAAGCCAGAGATGCTGTCATGTTGGCTCAGGTTCCTACAACAGCCATTATAAACAAAACTGATGCCGAAGCTAAAGCGAAAGTTACCTACGACGGAACACCTCAATTTAAGCCTATCGAAGGAACCAAAATGCAATATGCAAGCAACACTCAGGACAAGGTAATAAAAGTAGGCGATTTGTATTATTTGTGTTTTCAGGCAGTTTGGTTCATGTCGACGAGCCCTAACGGGCCGTGGAAAACGGCCGATTCTGTACCTAAAGAAATCTACACCATTCCGCCAAGTTCCCCTGTATACAATGTAACCTACGTTACGCAGACAACAACCGATACAACCGTATCAAGCAGTACAACAGCCGGTTATTTTGGTGCCTTTATTATTGGTGCCACTGTAGGGGCTATATTGACTTACGGTACAGGATTCTACTATCCGCCATATGTATATTACGGAGGTTTATACCCAATTTACCGTCCTTGGCCTTATACATACGGAGGCGGAGCAGTCTATAATCCATGGACGGGCGGCTGGGCGGCCGGAAGAAGGGTTTACGGACCTTACGGAGCTGCAGGCACATCAGCCTGGTATAATCCCGCAACAGGACGATACGGACGTTCTGCAAGTGTACAGGGCTGGTACGGAGGACGTACAGCAGCTAGTTCTTATAATCCCTGGACAGGAAATTACACCAGAACCAATCAGGGGCATAATGCGTATGCACAATGGGGACACTCGGCAGCTACAAATGGCCGTCAGTGGGTACAGTTGGGACATGTTACTACAAGACGCGGTACAGCAATTGGTTACGAAACTTCGGGAGGTCAAAAAGGCGTAATTACGCATCATAGAGGAGGAGGAACAACCATTCATACCAACAATAATGTATATGCCGGACACGATGGACATGTTTATAAAAAAGATGCCAACGGAAACTGGAGTCACTATAACAATGGCAACGGAGGATGGACACAAGCCGGTAAACTTGGTTCGACAAAAAAAACAGGTTCACTCCCTGAGCGCAATAAACCCAACCAGAACCTTGGCGGAGCAGCACGTGCCGGTGAGGGAATCAAACGTGATAATTTGCATAAACCGGAGCAAAACTTGAGAGGTTCAACCCTTGTAGGTGATGGAATGCAGCATGATAATTTCCCTAAAGCCAATCAAACTCTTGGACAACGAGATAAACCGCTGGGAGAAGCTGGTCGTACTGATATTACAAATGATCTTGATCGCTCGGAATTCTCGAGAGATCGCGGAGAATCACAAACCCGTAATTTTCAAAGAGAAGGAAATCGTTTAGGCGGTGGTAATTTTAGAGGTGGTGGCGGATTTAGAGGCAGAAGATAAAGCCTCAAAAAATGTGAATGTCACGGCTGGGGAATTGTAGTCTGACAGACTCACAGTTACAGCCTAGTGTACTGCAGTGTGAAAATGATGAAAACTTGACCCACTGAAGGAGCAATTCATAGGCACATAGTGTCTTTAAGTGCTAGAAATTCAGTATTGACACGGTTACCGTAGTACTACTATTCAAATCAAAAGGAAGCACAAAAAAAATATGCAAAATTCTACCTGTTTCTAAATGAAATAGCTCGTTTTTATGTCTTTTTTAAGCTGTCTGATAGTTTTTCTTTACAAATATTAACGTTTTGAAATCCCATGCCGTTGACTTGATAGGTCTAAAACCATTTTACTTTCTAACTATATTAACCAAATTATTTCTATTCAATAAAATTTTCTTAAAGTTGGTTCATTGTGATGAATAAACCCTTCCTGTGTGTAAACAAATTCCCCTTCTTTAGTTGCCTCCCGGACTCAATCTCATTTATAGAAAAAGCTACTTCTGATAATTATAATATCAATATTGCATTAATTGAAAATTGCATTGTAGATTATTCAGATTCTAAACATACTTATGAAGGTTCGTTTATTTCTTCTTATATTAGACATCTAATGGTTAAGAATAATAAATCTTTTGTTTTTGAATCCGTATTTAGTCACCCATCAAAAATTGCACAGCTTCAAGATGCAGTACTGACGAGTTTATGCTCAAAAATTTATTAACTAAAAAAAGTCTTAAATATTATTGCTCTCAGTTTTGTGCCAAAATCTTCGCAGGAGTGATTTTACAAAACTATAAGCTCAGTAAAATCAATTGCTACCTAATTTAGGTTAGAAGCTTTATTAGATTTACTATCACTTTATTAAATCAATCGAAATTTTTTTTTGTTTTTCGAGATCTTCCAGTTCATTTTTAATACATCTTCCAGAAATATTTTCAGGGTGTCAAACCTGTTGGGTTTCACAGCATAAAAAGTTGCACCAAGCTCCAATGCCTTTTCAATATCTTCCGGATCACTGCTGGTGGAAAGTATTATAACTTTTACATCCTTTATAGCTCCATCCTGTTTTCGTATTTGCTCAAGACAATCAAAGCCGCCTTTTTTGGGCATATTGATATCCAGGAAAATAACATCAGGCAGCGGATCGGATAAAGTATCAAGCATATCCATTAGCTGCATGCCGTCCTGAGCCTCCTTTAAAACGATAAAAGGGTCTACTTCAAGAATTGCATCTGTAAAAAGTGCTCTGTCATCTTCATCGTCATCAGCTATATAGATGTATCTGTGGGAATTTTGATTTACTGCAGCCATAACTAAACGTATTTTCGATTCCATAAACATAAGACAAGAATCTAAGAATCTGCAAATTTTATATTAGAATACAAGCTTTTACAAATTGATAAATGATCATATTATATCCGCGCAATAATTAATGATAATGCAAATATAAAAAAAATTAAGAAAAATTAAGAAAAAACACACGAATTTAAAAATCAATAGTCACTGTTTATTATTAATCTTAAATTCAATGCTTTACACGGGCAGTTACCCGTTAATTGACTGCTCAATGATAGGCATGTAAAATTGTGATTGTAGCGCTCGTGAAACTACTTAAAAATGATCTATACAATAAAAAAATCTTCTTATCTTTAATTTAAAAACTATTATATCTTGGAAGTACCATCCGTTTTTTTCGACAAAAGACTTCATAAACTTGCCGAAAGTTACGGCAGGAACTTCACTTTAGAAGAGCTCATTGCACTGGTAAACCCGGGCTATAATATCTTTAAAACATTTACTGAAAATATTTCTGCACAAAGTGAAAACCATGCAACAATATTAGAGGCCCTGATCCTGATGGATTATGAGGGTTAGTGGTTCTGAATTCAGCTACAAACCATAGCGCTATCACTGTAAAAGGCCTGCTCAGAATAAACAAAAGGGTATTGTGCAATTAATTTCTTTTTAGAAATTCCAAAAAAAAACGGCATAGAGAACCCTGCAAGGAAAATGAATAAAGCTGCCAAAAAACTGATACATCAATTAGCCAAAAACCCTAAGAAGCTGTTTTAATTGACAGTCTTGGAGCGCTGCTTACCGCTGTGTTATTATTGGTCATCCTGCAAAATTTCAACCGCTGTATCGGCATGCCAAAAACAGCCCTGAACCTTCTTTTGGTGGCAGCTCTCTGTCTTTTATTTTATTCGGCCGCCTGCTTTTTACTGCTAAAAGAAAAATGGAGCGTTTTTATCAGAATCATGGGTGCCGCCAACGCGCTCTACTGTTTGCTGACCCTGCTGCTTTTAATTGTGCATTACAAGCAGATCACCTATTTGGGTCTGGCTTACTTTTTAGGGGAAACAGCCATTATCCTGGGACTTGTTTGCATCGAGCTCAAAACAGCTGCCAAAATTTAAACAGGCACGCGTGAAAAACTTCGGCTGTCGTTTTTTTTAATACTCTTGCTTTTATATATTTATATTGTAATTATAAAACTCTTTGCCAAAGTAATGTAACGGCTATCAATTTTAAAAAATATATTTTAGCCAGACCAAAAACAAAAAACCCGCCATG
This genomic window from Flavobacterium sp. 9 contains:
- a CDS encoding response regulator produces the protein MAAVNQNSHRYIYIADDDEDDRALFTDAILEVDPFIVLKEAQDGMQLMDMLDTLSDPLPDVIFLDINMPKKGGFDCLEQIRKQDGAIKDVKVIILSTSSDPEDIEKALELGATFYAVKPNRFDTLKIFLEDVLKMNWKISKNKKKFRLI